CTCGATCTGAAGCTGATAGAATTGCTGATGAACAAAGAATTGAAGAATTAAAACAGCCACGAGCACTTCCTGATCTTTCAATGGCATCATTTGGTGGAATAAAATAAGATTTTAATCTCAACTCTGTGGAATGATTGTCTACAAGTGTCAGATGCCATCCTCAAATACGATGCCCCCGCCGCGCCCGAAGGGGCGCCCCCGCGCCGGTTCAGGAACCGGCATCCCCATTAAACCGCCCCGCCCAGCGACCCCCCGCAGGGGGGGCTCCCTCATTTTTTCAAATGCCTACCAACAAACAAACCAAAAGGGGGGGGAGGTACCCTGTCCAAACTTCGAGAGGGGGATACCTACCCCACCCACCCCCACTCCAAAACCCGAGAGGGGGATACCGGCCCTGCCTACCCCCACTCTTACGAAAGACAGGGTACCACCCCCCTCCGGTTGCACGCACCCGGCTACGGTTTCCGCTGGAGTCATGACTGAACTTCCCTTTCCTCACACAAAATAAAAAGGGGGGACCCCCCCACTCAAAAGTACGAGAGGGGGTACCCTACCCCCCTGTCCAAAAAGAGAGTGGGGGTATACCCACCCCCTCTCCAAAAAACGAGGGGGGGATACCTGCCCTGCCTACCCCCCCTCCAAAGTAAGAGGGGGGGTCCCCCTCCCCCCCTGTCGTACGAAATAATTCTCCCTTTGCCGCATGAACCGGAGCAGTGGTTCGCGTGGAGTCACGACGGAGATGGTATCGCACGGCCGGGTGTCCGGAACGGAGGATACCCCCTCTCATTGCCAAGACAGGGTACCACCCCCTCCCCCCCTCCAAAAAATGAGGGGGGGATACCCGCCTTACCTACCCCCCCTCCAAAGTAAGAGAGGGGGTCCCCCCACCCCCACTCTTGCGCAAGACAGGGTACCCCCCTTGTTATGCGATCGGTCAACCTTGCTTGAACCAGGACAGGGACACCCTGTCAGTCCAGCACCGGGAATCGTCCCGGAAAAACAGATTCCGCGTGCATGACAACCGAGACGGCTAAATCCTCTTCGTTTCTAAAAAATAGTTTTAATTGCAGTCCGTGATATACTCTCAGAAAAATGATGTATTTCTTTGAGATTTTTATCATTCTTGTCCTAATCATACTCAACGGCATCTTTGCCATGTCTGAATTTGCCCTCATTTCGGCCAAAAAATCCCGCCTTCAGCAGCGGGCAGATGATGGGGATACCCAGGCAGCAGCTGCACTTGAACTCGTGAATGAACCCACACAGTTCCTCTCGACCGTGCAGATCGGAATTACCCTTGTGGGTATCTTAGCCGGTGCATTCGGTGGTGCCACGGTTGCTGAAGGACTCTCGGCATACCTTAAAGAATTCCCGGTATTTGCACCCTATAGTTATCTCCTGAGTATCGTTCTTGTGGTACTGGTAATTACCTACCTGACCTTAATCTTCGGCGAACTCGTCCCAAAACGCCTTGCGCTGAATAATGCTGAAAATATCGCATCCCTTATCGCAAAACCCATGCTGCTCCTTTCTTTTATCGCAGCGCCACTGGTGATCATTCTCAGCCATTCGACCGATGCCGTTCTCCGGGTCCTGCGGTTCCATAAAGTTGCTGAGCCCTCGTTAACCGAAGAAGAGATCAAGATTATGCTTGCGGAAAGCACCAAAGCCGGTGTATTCGAGAAGGCCGAACTGAGCATGGTTGAGGGGGTATTTGACCTTGGGGACCGTCGTGTTGAATCCGTAATGACCCATCGTTCCGATCTCATTGCGCTCGACTTAAATGATCCCGTTTCTGAGAACCTGCGGAAAATGACGAAAAGCGGCCGATCACATTTTCCGGTATATGAAAGGGAACTGGACAATATTATCGGCATGGTGTCGGTAAAGGATGTTCTGGCCCGGATGGTGGATAGTGGCATTCCCGATATCAGGGCCTCGATAACAAAACCGCACTTTGTCCCGGAAGCGATAAAAGTCTTAAAACTCCTCGAATCATTCAGGCAATCCGGCGAGCATATCGCACTGGTTACGGATGAATACGGTAGCATCCAGGGCGTCATCTCCCTGCATGATATCCTTGAAGAGATCATAGGCGAGGTCCGTTCACCCGGAGAACCGGAGGATACTCCGGTTGTGGTGCGGGAGGATGGCTCATGGCTGATCAACGGGCATACACCGGTTGAAGATATCCGGAATATCTTATCGGTGGCATCCTTTCCCGGAGAGGGATCGGGACATTACCGGACCCTTGCCGGGCTGATCCTGTTCATCCTTGAGCGGATCCCAAAAACCGGCGATCACATCGAAGTTGACGGGTTGCGCTATGAAATCGTGGATATGGATGGTAACCGGATTGACAAGGTGCTGGTCACGCGGGTCCCCCGTCAATGAAACCGGGCGGGAGCATATCTTACCGGAAATTTTTGAGCAGATTTCGATTGAAATTTTTTTACATAAACTTTGATAAAAAAACAGTATTCTGATTTTTTTTACACGTCAGTATTCACTTAAAAATGATTTGCACCACTCCATTGCCCATTGTACCCTGCACGCTTATTCTCTATCCTGGTATCAATGCCCGCTCAAATCGCTAGAAATTTCATCCATCCCCACCAATTCCGGCATAATCATGACTTCACAGGTCAATCCCTGGAAAATCCTCATCGCTCTCATATTGATAGCCTTAGTTTTTTTTGCTTTGATGTCTTACCAGTTCGATAAAATGGCAACCCAGAGTGAGCGCCATATGTATCGCTATTCAATCGATCTCTCCTATGACACCACGATCGACAACGTGACCTTGTATCTCCCCGTCCCTGAACGAAACTCTACCCCGCTTTTCACCGAATCCCTGTTGAACGGGACTGCCTATGGAGTATCACCGGACTGGAACCTTTCGATCGTTCACGAGAACGGAACCCCCATGCTCGCGATACAGGCCGCCCGGATGGTCCCGGAATATCACGGTTACCCGATCCGGATCGAACCGGGAGCGACAGTTCTCCCGACAACCCTTGTTCCCGGTCATGAGTACTCCAGTAATACGCCAATTCTCCAGCCCGTCTCAATCGTTGCATCGGAACTGATCACTTCGGCAATCGATACCCGTTCCCCGGTTGATCATGAGCCGGTCTTTTTCCCCCGGGGAGTATTCACTCCGGGAACCGGCATCGCCACGGCATACAATGGTCCCGTGTATGACCATAAGGTCCCGGTCTATATCCGGTATACATCGGAGCGGCCTGCGGCTATCTCGCTCCGTATCGGTATCCATGGAAGTAATATGATCTGGAGAGGCGGCTGGGAGAGTAATTCCTACTCCGATAGCGTTGTTCTTGAGACCACAAACGGTACGCAGGGATGGGTAATGGGGGAGGGGAAACTCTCCACTGCGGATGGGGTATATTATTGAAAATGTTAGGGTCCGGGGTGTGAGATGGAGGTCCGCTTGCTGGAGATGGAGGTGGCCCGGTTTTGTTCCCGTGGAAAGGTGCTGATGAGGCATATCTGGTACTAATCTATACCTGCATTGACTTCAATGAAAACAAGCCTGTATAGGGCTTCTTTTCCCTTTTCGATCACATTCTCCCTGCCGGAAAACCCCGCAAAATCGTTCTTTTCTGATCCTGTAAAAACGGGGACTGGTTTGCGCCCTGTTCGCTAAAATAGGGGTGGAAACGCCCTCACACGGTGGCTGTCAAGGGCATTTTTATCGGGGCTTTTTCTGCCATGTTGTTGTACCCGAATATGCCTTTCAATCCCTGCCAGAATCCCGCTATTGCCCAATAATGCGATCACGTCGGAGAGTTGAGAAATTTTGTATTAATCGACAAAAAGGTGAGGCAGGTATTTTTCGTTTTGACCGCCCGACAATCCCACAGAAAAAAAATTTCACCCTTTTCTTATCTCTTCCATAAATTCCGGCCCGTACTTCCCCAGCTTGTATTCCCCGACACCGGAGATCAGGGAAAAACTCTCCCGGTCCCCGGGCCGGGTGCAGGCCATCTCATGCAGGCTCTTGTCCGGGAAGATGACATAGGGCGGCACACCGTTCCGGTCCGCGATTGCCTTGCGCAGGGATTTCAGGCGCAGGAACAATGCGGAATCTTCAGCGCTCGCGCTTGCCATGGATACGGCCGGTGCACGCTTTGCAGTCTCGCGTTCAGGAACCGGCAGCATGACCCGCGCCCGTCCCTTGAGCAGTTCCTCGCTCCTTCCGGTACAGCCGATCACCGGGTACTTGTCGCCCGTCCGGTCAAGGTATCCCTGCCGGACCAACTCGTTGATCCACGTCCGGTACTGGGCCTTGCTGTACTTTTTCCCGGAACCATAGGCCGGCAGGATGTCGAGCTTATAATCCTGGATCTTTGTGCTCTTTGAACCGCGGAGCACATCAGAGATCAGTTCAATGCCGAACCGGGAGGGCAGCTGCTTGACGCAGCCGACAATCATCGCTGCCGGTTCGGTGCAGTCGATCATATCGGGCGGATGATCGCAGTTGTCGCACGATGCGCAATTTTCTTCGGTATATTCCTCGCCAAAATAGTTGAGAAGGAATTTCCGCCGGCATGTCGTGGTCTCGCAGTACTCCGTCACGTCCTGCAGTTTTTTGAGCGCCAGCCGGAGATTCCGTTCGCCCGCATCGTCATGCTCCAGCATGGAGCGGACCCGCGAGTAATCCCCCCGGCTGTAGAGCAGGACGCACTCGCTGTACTGGCCGTCGCGCCCCGCCCGCCCGGTCTCCTGGTAATAGGATTCCACGGTCTTGGGCAGATCGAAATGGATCACATACCGTACATCGGGCTTGTCGATGCCCATGCCAAACGCAACGGTGGCACAGACTACCTGTATCGCATCGCGGATGAATGCGTCCTGGACTTTTTCCCGGACCGGTTTCGAGAGCCCTGCGTGATAGGCCTGCGCCTTGAACCCGCGTTTCTGGAGATCGGCTGCAATATCTTCGGTCTCTTTCTTGCTCATGCAGTAGATGATGCCGGCATCATTGCGGTGCTGGCCTACGTAATTGGCAAGAAAGATCATCGCGTTCTTCTTCGGGATGATCCGGTACTGGAGATTTTTCCGGTTGAAACTGCCGATAAATTCCTGTGCGTGCGACAACCCGAGTTGCTCGCGGATATCCCGGCGCACTTCGGGAATTGCCGTTGCCGTTAATGCCACGAGCGGCACGGCCGGAAAGACTTTTTTCAGCTGGGCCAGCTGCCGGTATTCCGGCCGGAAGTTGTGGCCCCATTCCGAGATGCAGTGCGCTTCATCGATAGCGATGAGATGTATCGGCGACACCTTGAGCGATTCCAGGAAATTGGGCTGCATGCATTTTTCGGGAGATATGAACAGCAGCCGGAGCGTTCCTTCTTTGAGCTCGCTCTCGATCCGGGTCCGGTCGCGGTAATCCAGCGAACTGTTGTACGCAGCCGCAGGAATTCCCCGGGCATTTAGATCGTCGACCTGGTCCTTCATGAGCGAGATAAGCGGGGAGATGACGACCGTGAGCCCGCCAAGGTACAATGCCGGCAACTGGTAGCAGAGCGATTTTCCACCGCCGGTTGCCATGATCGCGAGCGTGTCGTTGCCGTTTAAGACAGATTCGATGATCTCCTTCTGGTGGGGCAGGAACTCCCGGTAGCCCCAGTATTTTTTCAAGAGTTCATCGGTTTTCATCGCAGGTACCTAAAAAGAATGGTGAGGAAAATGAGTGGGAAATAGTTCGCCGGATCGCTACAAGAACCTATCACAAAAAAGAAACGCAGTGCTTTATTTGATCCCGAGCGCTTTTTTGTAACCTGCCAGCAGTCGTACAATATATTTCCGGTGTTCCCCCATGGCCCCTTCATCCTCAGGAGAAGCAATGAGTGCGGCTACGTACACCAGGACAAGCGCATTGTCCAGCTCAAGCGTCCCGGGATCTTCAACCGTATCCGGAGCAAGGGTGATCGCAATATACCTGCGCTCCTGTTCATCGAACTGTCGTGCCATATCGGCAGTTACCTTCGAATTATCGAGGTCCTCTGCATTCGCGAGAACAATTGCAAGCGCTTTTTTCAGTGCAGCATATGCCCCGCTATGAGCCGGATTCGCTCCCGCACCCAGTAATCCGATGGCATGCGAGCATTCCCGGGCCGCGTTGGCATAGAGACCGAACCGGAATGCAAGAAAGGCAGATGCGATCTCATGGGCAGTTGTATCGGGAATATCGTCGAGTTCGGTTCGGAGTCGCTTGATATAGTCATTGAGAAATTGTTCCATGCGGTCAGATCGCTCCTGTCAGGTTATACTAAAATGATTATTGATAATTCCTTACCTAATTTTTAGAATCACTCTGACATGAACATATCCCAATGATCGGCTGAAGTTTGTGATGTGTATAACCCGGACCATCAGAGGATTATTAGGACATGAAGTGCCAACATAGAGAAACCGGTATGGGTGCAGTAATATTTTCTGATGTGCATGCCGATGCAGGAGCGATTGCCGCGCTATCTGCATGTATCCGCATGCCGTCATTCCTGGAAACCTTTGGCCCTGTAGACCGGGTCATCAATCTCGGGGACATACTCCATCGGGGGGATCACCCGGCAGAAGCACTTGAAAAGATCCATACCCTTTCCCGCGAGTATAAGCTCGTATCGGTGATGGGCAATCACGACCATGCCTATCTCCACGGGCTTATGGTCAGCGGGAGCGATGCAGCGAGCATGTACCGCCATGAACAGCTGCGGGATTCACCCCTCCTCTCGATATTTGAACGGATGCCCATGGAATGGTCGGACAACGGGATGCTTTTCGTTCACGGGGGGCCGCTGGAGTTAGGGACCCAGACCCTCCAGCTCAAATGCTGGCAGCGGCTTTCTCACCAGGCAGGAGAATCATTTACCGGGTATCATTATACTGCGGACATGGCATTCGATGCCCTGCAGGCACGGGGATTGACCCATCTCTGCTGCGGGCACCAGCATACGCACATCTGCTGCCGGAAAACCCCGCAGGGGATCGAGCAGTACCCTCTTGACTTCCAGCCGCTCCCGCTGAAAAAAAAGGGAGGGAGCCTGAAGCTTGAAGTGGCAAGGGTTCCTCTTGACCTGCCGACTATCAACCGGCTGGGTGGCTGCCATGGAAGCGAACCGGAATTTGCCTACACTGATTATTCCACGTTTTCCTATATCCGGATTGTCTGACCCACATGTTTTTTCTTTTTTACCCGCCGGTTATCCGGCGTGAAGATACCGGAACTCGCTGATTTGCGACCGCTTTGACCATTGTATATAAAGTCAGACACGTATTAGGATTTTTTATGGGTTATATTTATATAACGTGACCACAGAGTGGTATTATGCCTCGTGCAGGCGAGGGACGTTCGATCCGCATCGATCCTGAGGTGTATGAGGCGCTGCTCGTATTGAAACGAGGGAATATGACGTTCTCAGATGTCATTGCCCAGATGCTCCAGGAAAGCTATGGATGGTCGGAAAATTTCCCGGCAAACCAGAGCGATCTGACAGACTTTGTGGAGATCAATGCGCGCTAACCCATTGAAGGGGTTGTCCCAACGGATCAGTCCCTGCAAAATTCTATCGGAGGCAGGAAGAAA
The sequence above is drawn from the Methanomicrobiales archaeon HGW-Methanomicrobiales-1 genome and encodes:
- a CDS encoding metallophosphoesterase, which codes for MGAVIFSDVHADAGAIAALSACIRMPSFLETFGPVDRVINLGDILHRGDHPAEALEKIHTLSREYKLVSVMGNHDHAYLHGLMVSGSDAASMYRHEQLRDSPLLSIFERMPMEWSDNGMLFVHGGPLELGTQTLQLKCWQRLSHQAGESFTGYHYTADMAFDALQARGLTHLCCGHQHTHICCRKTPQGIEQYPLDFQPLPLKKKGGSLKLEVARVPLDLPTINRLGGCHGSEPEFAYTDYSTFSYIRIV
- the recQ gene encoding DNA helicase RecQ, whose protein sequence is MKTDELLKKYWGYREFLPHQKEIIESVLNGNDTLAIMATGGGKSLCYQLPALYLGGLTVVISPLISLMKDQVDDLNARGIPAAAYNSSLDYRDRTRIESELKEGTLRLLFISPEKCMQPNFLESLKVSPIHLIAIDEAHCISEWGHNFRPEYRQLAQLKKVFPAVPLVALTATAIPEVRRDIREQLGLSHAQEFIGSFNRKNLQYRIIPKKNAMIFLANYVGQHRNDAGIIYCMSKKETEDIAADLQKRGFKAQAYHAGLSKPVREKVQDAFIRDAIQVVCATVAFGMGIDKPDVRYVIHFDLPKTVESYYQETGRAGRDGQYSECVLLYSRGDYSRVRSMLEHDDAGERNLRLALKKLQDVTEYCETTTCRRKFLLNYFGEEYTEENCASCDNCDHPPDMIDCTEPAAMIVGCVKQLPSRFGIELISDVLRGSKSTKIQDYKLDILPAYGSGKKYSKAQYRTWINELVRQGYLDRTGDKYPVIGCTGRSEELLKGRARVMLPVPERETAKRAPAVSMASASAEDSALFLRLKSLRKAIADRNGVPPYVIFPDKSLHEMACTRPGDRESFSLISGVGEYKLGKYGPEFMEEIRKG